In Paenibacillus xylanilyticus, the genomic window TGCACGAAGAGCTGCAATTCCTGCCTGAATGGCATCCGGATGGAAAACCATGCTGCGGCCAAGTTCGAAGTCAGCTGAGGCATGAATGACACGCTGTACAACGGGATATTGTTCTTCCGTGAATGGGTGCTCACCCAGTTCCTCGGTAATCATCTCGAAGCTTTTCCCCTCAATCTCCTGGGGCTGTACAGTTAAAGGCTTAAATTCTGTTTTGAAATCCATATGCACTCACTCCTTCAATCGTAATATGATTCAAAATGGGTCTATCCCAATTTGATCTATTCGGGTGTTCTACTCCATCAATACACGCTTCAACTCGGAGAGTACGCCTTCAAACTCATCAAACACCGTTCCGAATTCGGCTTCTGGTCGGGATATCAATACAACCTGAATGCCAAGCTCCAGTGCAGATTGAATCTTCTCATCTACAGCTCCGGTCTTGCCGCTTTCCTTAGTGACCATAACGGTGGTGGCATAATGCTTGTACAATGCTTCGTTCATTTCACGGGAAAAGGGTCCCTGCATCGCAATAATATTGCGCTGTTCCACACCCAGTTCACCGCATTTCTCCATATTGTCGAGACGCGGAAGCATACGGGCAACGAGACGAATGTCAGGATCACCGAGCAGATGCTTGGTGAAAATCTGCAGCGTTTTGCTTCCAGTCGTTAACATGACAGAACCTTTGAGTTCTTTTGCCTTAAGAGCGGCTTCCTCATAGGTAGGCACGACATGAAGCAGCGGATGGTCATCGTAGGCAAGTCCCGTTCGCTCGTAACGGATATAAGGGATTCCTGCCTGTCTGGCTGCTTCCATGGCATTGGCATGGGCCTCTTCCGCAAAGGGATGACTTGCATCCACGATGGCACGGCTTCCTTTTTCACGGACAAGCTGGACCATGGCTTCGATCGTCAGCCTGCCTGTTCGAACCGGCAGCCCCGCCTCGGACAGACTGTGCGCTGCACTCTCGGTTACAACCGATGTGAGTACGTCCATCCCCTGCTGCTGAATCTGCACAGCCAATTCCCGCGCATCACTTGTACCGCATAACATCAAGATCATGGACGGTTCACCCGCTCCGAAGCAGCTGCGATCTGAGCATGCCCTGCATCTTCTGGTGAGGTGTTCTCTCCGTCTCCGCCCTCTTCATCTTGATTATGCAGCGCACCTTCGTGGTCATGATGCGAATGGTGAAGTTCCCCGTCGTGGTCATGATGATAATCCAGCGATGCTTCACGGCTGCTCACGGCATGTTCGTGAGTATGCTGCTCCTCATGGTGGTGCTCGTGATCATGGGCGTGAGGATCGTGGCTGTGTCCATGGTCGTGGTCATGATGATGATGGTCATGGCTGTGATCATGTGCATGATCATGATGATGGTGATCATGGTCATGATCGTGGTCGTGATCATGGTGATGGTGGTGATGTTTGGCAGCCTCAAGTCTGAATTGGCAGTTGTCGCAGTTGGCCATTACCCGTCCATTCAACCCTTCGTTCGCACGTTCCAATACCAGCTCCACCAATTTGGGATGGAATCCAAAATATCCTCCGATCTCCACCTGAATGTCCGGATGTGCCGCAGCAAATTCTGCAGTCATCTCATCAATGCGTTTGATCAGCACACCTGTGAACAGGAAATAAGGCATGATGACGATCTTCTTCGCTCCGAGCAGGAGACAACGCTGCAAACCATCCGGGAAGGAAGGCTGCGTCACACCAATAAAGCTGCTTTCGGCCCACTTGTAAGGGAGTTTCTCCCACAACATCCGAGTCATTTTGAAGAAATCACTGTTGGCATCCGGGTCACTGCTTCCCCGCCCAAGGACAAGTACGGCTGTCTCTTCATCCGTGACGGGAGCTGGCGGAGCCACCACTGCTGCGCCGCCTTGGCCCGCGGTAACAAGAACAGGCTGAGCTTCCTGCAGGCGGGTCTGCATAATTTGAACGACTTTCTCATGTACGCCAATCGGACGTCCATATACAAATTCCACTTGCGGATAACGGATCTTGGCCCGGTCAATGGCATTTGGAATATCAATTTTGGCGTGGCCCGCAGCAAACAGAATAATCGGCACCAATACGACACGCGTTGCCCCTTGATCTACACAAGCCGTAACGCCTTCAGCAATGCTCGGTCTTGTTAATTCCAGAAAACAGGTCTCTACCACGGTATTCTCCGGCGCTTTCTCCGCTACCGCTCGTGCAAACTCCATTAACTCCCGGTTTCCCTCCGGATCACGGCTGCCGTGTCCAACCAGCAAAATGGCATTCATCATGGCTTCTTCCTCCCCCGCCTGATCCATAGACCAGGCATCTCAATTTTAGGTTGTTCTTACTCGGTAAACGAGCCTTTTACGCAGGGTAACCTGGTTACCCAATCATCTCGATCTATATATAAGTGCATTGGAATTTTTCTGGTATAACTACAAATGCTGGTTATAAAATATCAGATGGTAACAACACTCGCGCGCGATCCCTAGTCGCCGCATACCGGGTTTACTTCCACGGTCACAGGCGCATCGACGTGACGGAAGCCTTGGATTACTCCAACCCGTTTGAAAAATTTATGGAACCTCTCATTGGGATGTCCCTTTTCCTTGTACTCCGCTACGATTCGCTCCACAATCCCGCCAATCTGATCACCTGGAATCCCTCCGGCTACCGGCTGGGCAGGGTGAGCGTTTCGTCCGAACTTCTTGCCGCCAAGGAACAGGTCGTATCCGCCCTTGCGGTAGACGATGCCGATGTCCTCGAGCACGGCACCGTAACATGCCATGCCGCAGCCATTCAGAGCCACGCTGGTCTCTTTCGGCGCACTAAGTCCGCCTATAACAGCCTGCAAATGATTGGCCATCGGAACGGCATCATCCTTCTCCATGTTGCAGAAGTCACAGGCCTTCACCTTGATAACGTCACCGATCGGCACCACGATAAAATTCGCTGCACGCAGTTCTTCTACCAGCTGATCCGGCTCAAAGGTCGGTACCCGCAAAATAATCTGATGCTCCGGCGTGTATTCCAGCTCGCCTTCTTCACTCGCGCATTGTGCCAGCAGCGCCATCTGGGCTGCGGTAAACTTCTTGTTGCCGACGCCAGGCGACACGCCAATCTCGAACAGCGGTGCCTTGCGTCCCGGCTCGGGTGCTGTCCGCACAGCAGCTGCCCCTGCAGTCTGCGGCGTCGCTGCTGGCACGCCTGACCCCGCCGCATCCAGCCAGCGGCTGGCTGCTTCGCCAGCGAGCTTGCCGCCTGCCGCAAGCCGCGTCAGTGCTTCGGCAGCCAGTTCGGCCGCACCGGCACGTGGCACCGCCAGGGCAGCACGAGGTGCGCCTTCCACCGCTCCAGGCCGCTCGGCTGCAAGCACTGCGGTGCTGCCGCCCGCTGGCTGAGCAGCAGGCAAGCCAGCGCCCTGCTGCCCTTGCGGTCCCATGCCCGTACTGGCGCTGGCGCCGCGCAGGGCTGGTTCCGCAGCTGGCTGCGCGGTCTGCGTATCGCGGACTGTGCCTGCTGCATCGGCGGAAGCGGCAGAACGTGCCTCCATCGCGCCGAGCGACCAAGGCTCAGCTTCCGTGCGGAGCCGCTCATGTGGTCTGAGCGGCTGTTCCACGGTATTCAGCGTGTATTTCCGCTGATATCCACGCGGTGTGACCATGAGTCCTTCGTACATCATGGTCGAGGAGTTACCAATAATCACGGTCGTCAGCATGCCGATATCATGGTTCAACATGTCTTCCAGCGTGGTCATCACGACATCCTGACGTTCACGATAGGCACTTTTTACAAGCCCCACAGGCGTCTGGGGACTACGGTACCGCAGCAGCATCTCCTGCGTCTCCACGATCTGGCGTGTCCGGCGTCCACTGCGAGGGTTGTACAGAGCAATGACAAAATCAGCTGATGCTGCTGCTTCAACTCGGCGAATAATCGTCTCCCATGGCGTAAGGTGGTCACTCAGACTGATCGTACATGCATCATGCATCACGGGTGCGCCAAGCAAGGAAGCACAGGATTGAATGGCAGATACACCCGGGATAACCTCAACGCCAACACCCGTTTCCGGCTTCCAGCCTTGCTCCATCAGCACCTCATACACTAATCCAGCCATGCCATACACACCTGCATCACCACTGGAGATTACTGCAACAATTTTGCCCAGCTCGGCCTGTCTGACCGCTTCCTGTGCCCGGCTTACTTCTTCGGTCATACCTGTCCGTACAATCTCCTGTCCGTCCAGGAGTGGACGAATCAGATCAACGTAAGTGTTATAACCAATGATGACCTCACTCTCCCGCAGTGCCTCCAATGCCCGGGTGGTGATATGCTCCATCGCTCCTGGGCCAAATCCGATAATCAGCAGCTTTCCTTGACTCTGCATTGCTTCTCCTCCTCCATCTCCCTGTTCACCCTTAGCACGTCAATCACATCTATATCATTGCTTCCTCAGCCGTCGTCTGCAGCCAGCTCTTGATGATTGAGTTGCTCCGTGCAGCTCAAGCCTCTTATCCCGGCTATTCCAAAACAGTGAAAAAGGACGGCTTGACCGACCTTCTTCTTCGCGGCATGTTCGATTAAATCCAGTTCCGGATCGACTGTAAAAAACAAAAAAATCCCATCCTTATAACGGATGGGATACGCATGTACGTACACTCAAGAAGACAGTCCACGGCCCCTATAGAGGATAGACCTGTGGCTGCATGGCCGCAAAGGGCCTGCCAGGCGAACCGGTTGTTCGCCCGTTTCCTGATTCTTCGTACACCACTCCTTTCCGCGAAGGGTTCGGTGACACATGCAAGGTAGGTCTCCTGGCTCTGGATCATCAGCTTCCTTTTCTGTCTTCCCCGGATGTCCGAGTGACTTGGATGAAAAGGGCTTCCCCATTACAGTGGCGGGACCGCTCGGGATTTGCACCCGATTCCCTGTTACCTCTTGCTCGACGCAAGAGCACCTTGCTTGTTTTCATGAATGATATTGCTTTCATCATAACACCGCTCAGGAAAAAATGTCCATGCTTATGATGCTTGTCCACAATTCTATGTTCAGACAAAACACAAAAAAGTTCTGATCCAGAACAGATCAGAACTTGAATGTTGATATCCATATATGTAGCTCTCATAACGATCTTATCGAATCCTTTAACAGACCTGCGTCCTGATCTACTTATCAGGATTTTTCTGCGTGTGCTGCAGCAACATATCGTCCCAGTTCAACGATGAGTGCTCCCATCTTTTCTTCCTCCGGAACAACAAGTGCTTCAATTCCTTCTTCACGCATGGCGTTTGCAGTCACCTTACCTACAGATGCAGGAATCACACCGTCCCGGAAAGCCTGCTGCATCTGTTCCAGCTTGCCTTGGGAAGCTGCGTATGCTGCCAGAAACCGTACTTGGGGGCCGCTGGTGAATGCTACGGCATCGACCTCATGCTGCACGATTTCATTCAAAAGCAGTTCCAGTTCGGCCTCTTCCGGTGGTACATGGCGATAAGGCAGAACCTGTCTTACTTCAGCACCCTGTTCTTCCAGCCAGTTGACCAGCTTCGGTGCAGTTTCTCCATGAAGCTGGAGCATGACTTTTTTGCCGGCAAGATTATGTGGCGCGAATTCTCGGATCAGTCCGTCCGTACTACCGTCATCATCCCGGACCAGCGGTGCAAGCTTGCGCTTGCGAAGTGAGTTCACCGTTTTGTATCCTCTTGCTGCAATGGAGGCTTCCGCCAAGACATCCAGCAGTTGACCAGCTATGTCCATATCCTCTGCCATTTCAAATATGGCATCCAGTCCCATGCCTGTAGTTAATACCGCCCAGTCGGGTGGATCAGAGATCAAGGAGACGAGACCGTCGCGTATGTTCCGATCATCCAGGAATACCGTTCCCTGTGCTGGCCGCACGAGTGGAATACCACCCATTTTCTCAACTAACAACGCCATTTCCTTGGATTTACGCGGTCCCGTCAGTGCTACACGTATACCGGCCAAATGTTGAGCCATTCATGTTCCCCCCAGTTCGTTCGTCCGAACGTCATTCGTTTGACTACAGTATACAGGGTAGTTTCATGGAGGGAAACCTTGTTTCACGTCATTTGGCGTGTTCTTCTATAACGATTTTTTATGATTGGCATCAGGAAGGCTGAAGCTCGCCCCCCTGCATTTCATCTTTTCCTGTGTTGTCTTCCTGATCGGAATTGCGTCCTTTCTTCTCCTGCTCATGCTGTTTTTGGGTTGTATCGCGATGGTTCTCTCCTTGGCGTGAGGAACCCCTTTCCTTTTTACGTGGTC contains:
- the cobJ gene encoding precorrin-3B C(17)-methyltransferase, producing MQSQGKLLIIGFGPGAMEHITTRALEALRESEVIIGYNTYVDLIRPLLDGQEIVRTGMTEEVSRAQEAVRQAELGKIVAVISSGDAGVYGMAGLVYEVLMEQGWKPETGVGVEVIPGVSAIQSCASLLGAPVMHDACTISLSDHLTPWETIIRRVEAAASADFVIALYNPRSGRRTRQIVETQEMLLRYRSPQTPVGLVKSAYRERQDVVMTTLEDMLNHDIGMLTTVIIGNSSTMMYEGLMVTPRGYQRKYTLNTVEQPLRPHERLRTEAEPWSLGAMEARSAASADAAGTVRDTQTAQPAAEPALRGASASTGMGPQGQQGAGLPAAQPAGGSTAVLAAERPGAVEGAPRAALAVPRAGAAELAAEALTRLAAGGKLAGEAASRWLDAAGSGVPAATPQTAGAAAVRTAPEPGRKAPLFEIGVSPGVGNKKFTAAQMALLAQCASEEGELEYTPEHQIILRVPTFEPDQLVEELRAANFIVVPIGDVIKVKACDFCNMEKDDAVPMANHLQAVIGGLSAPKETSVALNGCGMACYGAVLEDIGIVYRKGGYDLFLGGKKFGRNAHPAQPVAGGIPGDQIGGIVERIVAEYKEKGHPNERFHKFFKRVGVIQGFRHVDAPVTVEVNPVCGD
- the cobK gene encoding precorrin-6A reductase, with protein sequence MILMLCGTSDARELAVQIQQQGMDVLTSVVTESAAHSLSEAGLPVRTGRLTIEAMVQLVREKGSRAIVDASHPFAEEAHANAMEAARQAGIPYIRYERTGLAYDDHPLLHVVPTYEEAALKAKELKGSVMLTTGSKTLQIFTKHLLGDPDIRLVARMLPRLDNMEKCGELGVEQRNIIAMQGPFSREMNEALYKHYATTVMVTKESGKTGAVDEKIQSALELGIQVVLISRPEAEFGTVFDEFEGVLSELKRVLME
- a CDS encoding sirohydrochlorin chelatase, with protein sequence MNAILLVGHGSRDPEGNRELMEFARAVAEKAPENTVVETCFLELTRPSIAEGVTACVDQGATRVVLVPIILFAAGHAKIDIPNAIDRAKIRYPQVEFVYGRPIGVHEKVVQIMQTRLQEAQPVLVTAGQGGAAVVAPPAPVTDEETAVLVLGRGSSDPDANSDFFKMTRMLWEKLPYKWAESSFIGVTQPSFPDGLQRCLLLGAKKIVIMPYFLFTGVLIKRIDEMTAEFAAAHPDIQVEIGGYFGFHPKLVELVLERANEGLNGRVMANCDNCQFRLEAAKHHHHHHDHDHDHDHDHHHHDHAHDHSHDHHHHDHDHGHSHDPHAHDHEHHHEEQHTHEHAVSSREASLDYHHDHDGELHHSHHDHEGALHNQDEEGGDGENTSPEDAGHAQIAAASERVNRP
- a CDS encoding uroporphyrinogen-III synthase, translated to MAQHLAGIRVALTGPRKSKEMALLVEKMGGIPLVRPAQGTVFLDDRNIRDGLVSLISDPPDWAVLTTGMGLDAIFEMAEDMDIAGQLLDVLAEASIAARGYKTVNSLRKRKLAPLVRDDDGSTDGLIREFAPHNLAGKKVMLQLHGETAPKLVNWLEEQGAEVRQVLPYRHVPPEEAELELLLNEIVQHEVDAVAFTSGPQVRFLAAYAASQGKLEQMQQAFRDGVIPASVGKVTANAMREEGIEALVVPEEEKMGALIVELGRYVAAAHAEKS